A single window of Gadus morhua chromosome 22, gadMor3.0, whole genome shotgun sequence DNA harbors:
- the eva1bb gene encoding eva-1 homolog Bb: MEPIKRDMELLSNSMATYAHIQANPESFALYFMMGVCFGLLMALCLLVTGIACRPRRLAKAPTSPERRRLKESSEEDGDGDEDEDDDEDSMADDRTRELVEVDGGCEMLKVTVAPASEHGSSRSNGTLRSVNVFASAEELEKARRLEERERIVREIWRNGQPDILATGTGTIGRVHYH, encoded by the exons ATGGAGCCCATCAAGAGAGACATGGAGCTGCTGAGCAACAGCATGGCCACCTACGCCCACATCCAGG cCAACCCCGAGAGCTTCGCCCTGTACTTCATGATGGGCGTGTGCTTCGGCCTGCTCATGGCGCTCTGCCTCCTGGTGACGGGCATCGCCTGCCGCCCGCGACGCCTGGCCAAGGCCCCAACCTCCCCCGAGAGGCGGCGTCTCAAGGAGTCCAGCGAGGAGGACGGCGACGGCGACGAGGACGAAGACGACGACGAAGACAGCATGGCAGACGACCGGACCCGcgagctggtggaggtggacggTGGTTGCGAGATGCTCAAAGTGACAGTGGCGCCGGCGAGCGAGCACGGCAGCAGCCGCTCCAACGGGACGCTGCGGAGCGTCAACGTGTTCGCCTCGGccgaggagctggagaaggcgcGCCGTCTGGAGGAGCGGGAACGCATCGTCCGCGAGATCTGGAGGAACGGCCAGCCGGACATACTGGCCACGGGCACCGGCACCATCGGACGGGTGCACTACCACTAG